Proteins from one Dethiosulfovibrio russensis genomic window:
- a CDS encoding PhoH family protein translates to MTSKITVEETPGGYSSVFESGAIGSGSKFSGKDDENIHLIEERYPVRIVLRGENITVQGPDRDAVEMVSDLIDQMLSIASKGHAIRAAEIRYGMDMIAKRGSVDLEALYDDLLCMTARGKPVRPKTLGQRAYIKAIRENDVVFGIGPAGTGKTYLAVCEAVNMLKSGATSRIVLVRPAVEAGESLGFLPGDLKEKVEPYLRPLYDAFFDLLSPERFMRYIDKNVIEVAPLAYMRGRTLNDSFIILDEAQNTSPEQMKMFLTRLGFGSKAVVTGDLTQVDLPSGKRSGLFVVQDILEGVKGIDFIRLENVDVVRHEIVQRVVAAYERHEERQREKQETGTGSTAAKS, encoded by the coding sequence TTGACCAGTAAAATTACAGTAGAGGAGACTCCTGGCGGTTATTCCTCCGTCTTCGAGTCCGGGGCAATCGGCTCGGGGTCGAAGTTTTCCGGCAAGGACGACGAGAATATCCATCTGATCGAGGAGAGGTATCCGGTACGGATAGTTCTTCGGGGAGAGAACATAACCGTTCAGGGTCCCGATAGAGACGCGGTCGAGATGGTCTCCGATCTTATAGATCAGATGCTTAGCATAGCCTCCAAGGGGCACGCCATAAGGGCGGCGGAGATAAGGTACGGAATGGACATGATCGCCAAGAGAGGGTCAGTCGATCTAGAGGCCCTGTACGACGATCTGCTCTGTATGACTGCCAGAGGAAAGCCGGTTCGACCGAAGACCTTAGGACAGAGAGCCTATATAAAAGCGATCAGGGAGAACGATGTCGTCTTTGGCATAGGCCCAGCCGGTACGGGAAAAACGTATCTGGCGGTCTGCGAGGCCGTCAATATGTTGAAGTCCGGCGCTACCAGCAGGATCGTGCTGGTCCGTCCGGCGGTAGAGGCAGGGGAGAGTTTGGGCTTTCTTCCAGGGGATCTGAAAGAAAAGGTGGAGCCCTATCTAAGGCCTCTTTACGACGCTTTTTTCGACCTCCTGAGTCCGGAACGGTTTATGAGATATATCGACAAGAACGTCATAGAGGTAGCCCCTTTAGCCTATATGAGAGGGCGTACTTTGAATGACAGTTTTATAATATTGGATGAGGCTCAAAATACCTCTCCGGAGCAGATGAAGATGTTTTTGACGAGACTCGGTTTCGGATCCAAGGCGGTCGTAACTGGGGACTTGACCCAGGTTGATCTCCCCTCAGGTAAGAGGTCCGGACTTTTCGTCGTTCAGGACATACTCGAAGGTGTCAAAGGGATCGATTTTATCCGCCTGGAAAACGTCGACGTCGTACGCCATGAGATCGTTCAGAGGGTTGTGGCTGCCTATGAAAGACATGAAGAAAGACAAAGAGAAAAACAAGAGACAGGAACCGGTTCGACAGCAGCCAAAAGCTGA
- the pth gene encoding aminoacyl-tRNA hydrolase — MKLFVGLGNPGLKYGQTRHNVGWMVVDRLVDELVLGAPQEKFKSYVWGPVLMDGERVFLMKPLTYMNASGEAIRDFLRYHPVDLEDILVIYDDVALDVGRIRIRARGSAGGHNGMKSIIACLGFSEIPRLRIGVGPKPDRIPLVDFVLGRFPEDRIPDLLSSLDRACSACRELCSNSLEHVMNRFN, encoded by the coding sequence TTGAAACTGTTTGTAGGACTGGGGAACCCAGGGCTGAAATACGGCCAGACCAGGCATAATGTCGGCTGGATGGTCGTGGACAGGTTGGTGGACGAGCTTGTTTTGGGAGCTCCGCAGGAAAAGTTCAAGTCTTACGTATGGGGGCCTGTCCTTATGGACGGAGAGAGGGTCTTCCTTATGAAGCCCTTGACCTACATGAACGCCAGCGGAGAGGCCATAAGGGATTTTCTCCGATATCATCCTGTGGATCTGGAGGATATCCTGGTCATTTACGATGACGTGGCCTTGGATGTCGGACGAATCCGTATCAGAGCGAGAGGGTCTGCCGGTGGACATAACGGCATGAAATCAATCATAGCCTGTCTGGGTTTCAGCGAAATCCCCAGGCTTAGAATAGGGGTAGGTCCCAAACCGGATAGAATACCCTTGGTCGACTTTGTCTTGGGACGATTTCCCGAGGATCGGATTCCCGATCTCCTAAGTTCCCTGGACAGAGCTTGTTCCGCCTGTAGAGAGCTGTGCTCCAATTCGTTGGAACACGTCATGAATAGATTTAATTAA
- the mrtS gene encoding Synerg-CTERM system glutamic-type intramembrane protease MrtS — protein sequence MIPFILAGIMLYGPYAWCFIRKEPTEGYGLSWTLDRKGLKETLLAITLTLAPLTPLAMRWPGNDLPRSLPSNTVLTLLAAGAVAAVVEEVFFRGWIQTLLSKRTNRNISIVATALLFAMAHLFLKLHWLRFATFFPGLVMGILRDRHRSVAPSAIYHFAGNIWSIWFFPNIPI from the coding sequence GTGATACCGTTCATTCTCGCCGGGATCATGCTCTACGGTCCCTACGCGTGGTGTTTCATCCGAAAGGAGCCAACGGAGGGATACGGCCTATCTTGGACTCTGGACAGGAAAGGCCTTAAGGAGACCCTTCTTGCGATAACCCTTACATTGGCCCCATTGACCCCTCTAGCTATGAGATGGCCCGGCAATGACCTTCCCAGATCCCTCCCGTCGAACACAGTACTAACCCTCCTGGCGGCTGGAGCCGTGGCCGCAGTGGTGGAGGAGGTCTTCTTCAGGGGCTGGATACAGACTCTGTTGTCCAAAAGGACCAACCGCAACATCTCGATAGTGGCGACGGCCCTTCTCTTTGCCATGGCTCACCTTTTTCTCAAGCTTCATTGGCTGAGGTTTGCCACCTTTTTCCCCGGTTTGGTGATGGGGATCCTTCGAGATAGACATCGATCCGTAGCACCATCGGCTATATACCATTTCGCCGGAAATATATGGTCCATATGGTTTTTCCCCAACATACCGATTTAA
- a CDS encoding NifU family protein, translating into MNLIDRINEVVDKSIRPALQSHGGDVEVVSFDEESGVISARLQGACGTCPFAQETLRMQVEAVLKREIPEVSSVVRA; encoded by the coding sequence ATGAATTTAATAGATAGGATAAACGAAGTAGTTGACAAAAGCATTCGTCCCGCTCTTCAAAGTCACGGCGGGGATGTCGAGGTCGTGTCCTTCGACGAAGAATCGGGAGTGATCTCCGCCCGTCTTCAGGGAGCCTGCGGTACCTGTCCCTTCGCTCAGGAGACCCTCAGGATGCAGGTAGAAGCGGTCTTGAAAAGGGAGATTCCGGAGGTCTCCTCGGTTGTCAGAGCCTAG
- a CDS encoding DEAD/DEAH box helicase has product MLLPDENQAEDFYSDAKILLSREKIFRLPDIPLEKGIVDDPASMVARGHVLRNWSEGGGILISTPGGMISPFMDSEGLLSLRIGECAGRDRLISWLDSSGYSRSDLVWKPGEYAVRGGIVDFFDPSSRMPLRVVFFDDDIEEMRLFSPENQMGKCKVEAFSVWELGDRIIPSAASSVSEKGDVFLFDPLRSQVNADSFRSIWNDLSAKWAIPEERWDRFLIDTPLLYRFESGLGVRQRRLSLREVPRFRGRISEMAVQISRWRDLGYSVAIRSSSPLPSDFEGMDWQPEPLSSGFIDDEEKMVFLSDVEMYGIRPDRRTERQGTPKDWSILFETGDWLVHEDHGLCRYGGLESVEGFWGRQEFLVLEFQDKKRLLLPTGQISRISPYNGSVDESTVPDRLGSSRWSTSLKKAEKQIEKEAKELLELYAKRKIAKGHAFSSDGEAMEEFERSFPHEETIDQLKAISDVKKDMEAPRPMDRLVVGDVGYGKTEVALRAVFKAAMDGFQVLVLVPTTVLAQQHYMTFRSRMGPFPLKVELLSRFVSQRKQNEILTGLADGSVDVVIGTHRLLQNDLKIRRLGLIVVDEEHRFGVAHKERFRKMRSGVDILTLSATPIPRTFSMAMKGMRDVSIIETPPGNRPAIITVTGAWDDGLVRKALGREMARGGQVYMLHNRVGTIEERAGWVKSRFPDVRVAFAHGRMRENELEETMMAFYDGEIDILVCTTIVESGLDVGRANTLVVDDSRLLGLAQMHQLRGRVGRRDDTAYAFFLYPSDCVLPHSTAERLDAIGRLSFQGAGYELAKEDLHIRGGGDLLGMSQHGHRERVGLQLYYRKLREEVARLRGETVRETEMEIRIPLSIPESYISVSALRLAIYRRIDEIEDVEGRENLRNELLDRFGPIPSEVDRLLDLALLRTICRKRGIIRCMLSEERCEITPGENMDVRLPALWIEKKDEMIGPGGRLGIISLLDILTDRKSTEGVIS; this is encoded by the coding sequence GTGCTGCTTCCCGATGAGAATCAGGCAGAGGATTTCTATTCCGACGCGAAAATCCTGCTCTCCCGCGAGAAGATATTCAGGTTGCCCGATATCCCCTTGGAAAAGGGGATCGTCGACGATCCGGCCTCTATGGTCGCAAGAGGTCACGTTCTTCGAAACTGGTCCGAGGGAGGGGGCATACTGATCTCCACTCCAGGCGGAATGATTTCTCCCTTTATGGACTCCGAAGGACTTCTCTCCCTAAGAATAGGGGAGTGTGCGGGCAGAGACCGTCTGATCTCATGGCTGGATTCATCCGGTTATTCCAGAAGCGATCTGGTATGGAAGCCAGGCGAGTATGCTGTAAGAGGAGGTATCGTCGATTTCTTCGATCCTTCCTCCCGGATGCCTCTGAGGGTCGTTTTTTTCGACGACGATATAGAGGAGATGCGCCTGTTCTCTCCGGAAAATCAGATGGGTAAATGCAAGGTGGAGGCTTTCTCGGTCTGGGAGTTGGGGGATCGTATTATCCCATCCGCTGCCTCGTCGGTATCTGAAAAAGGGGATGTCTTCCTTTTCGACCCCCTCCGCTCACAGGTTAACGCCGATAGTTTCAGGTCCATATGGAACGATCTCTCCGCCAAATGGGCTATCCCGGAGGAACGATGGGATCGCTTTTTAATCGATACTCCGCTTCTCTACCGTTTCGAATCCGGTCTCGGCGTTCGTCAGAGGAGATTGTCCTTAAGGGAGGTCCCCCGATTTAGAGGACGCATCTCCGAGATGGCGGTTCAGATCTCTCGTTGGAGAGATCTGGGGTATTCCGTAGCTATCCGAAGTTCGTCCCCTCTTCCGAGCGATTTCGAAGGAATGGACTGGCAGCCCGAGCCTCTTTCCTCCGGTTTTATAGACGACGAGGAGAAGATGGTCTTTTTGTCCGACGTAGAGATGTACGGAATCAGGCCGGACAGGAGGACGGAAAGACAGGGAACGCCCAAAGATTGGTCTATACTTTTCGAGACCGGGGATTGGTTGGTTCACGAGGATCACGGTCTTTGTCGTTATGGCGGACTTGAGTCGGTGGAGGGATTCTGGGGAAGGCAGGAATTCCTAGTTTTGGAGTTCCAGGACAAGAAGAGATTGCTTTTGCCCACCGGGCAGATCTCGAGGATCTCTCCCTACAATGGATCGGTGGACGAATCGACGGTTCCGGATCGTCTTGGGTCGTCCCGCTGGAGCACTTCTTTGAAAAAAGCGGAGAAGCAAATAGAGAAGGAGGCCAAGGAGCTCCTGGAGCTCTACGCCAAGAGAAAGATCGCAAAGGGACATGCGTTCTCGTCCGACGGAGAGGCGATGGAGGAGTTTGAGAGGTCGTTCCCCCATGAGGAGACGATAGACCAGTTAAAGGCAATATCGGACGTGAAAAAAGATATGGAGGCGCCGAGACCTATGGACCGTCTCGTCGTAGGAGATGTCGGATATGGAAAGACCGAGGTGGCTCTCAGAGCTGTCTTTAAGGCCGCCATGGACGGATTCCAGGTGTTGGTGTTGGTCCCTACGACCGTCTTAGCTCAACAACATTACATGACGTTCCGCAGCAGAATGGGACCTTTCCCTCTTAAGGTAGAGCTGCTTTCTCGTTTTGTTTCGCAGAGGAAACAAAACGAAATATTGACGGGCTTGGCGGATGGCTCGGTGGACGTGGTAATAGGAACCCATAGGCTTTTACAGAACGATCTCAAGATACGGCGCCTAGGGCTTATAGTCGTCGACGAAGAACATCGTTTTGGAGTCGCCCATAAAGAGAGGTTCCGTAAAATGAGATCCGGAGTGGACATCCTGACCCTTTCGGCAACGCCGATCCCGAGAACTTTTTCCATGGCGATGAAGGGAATGAGAGACGTATCGATAATCGAGACACCTCCGGGTAACAGACCGGCCATAATAACGGTGACAGGCGCCTGGGACGACGGACTTGTCCGAAAGGCCCTCGGTAGAGAGATGGCGAGAGGCGGTCAGGTCTATATGCTTCACAATAGGGTCGGGACCATAGAGGAAAGAGCCGGCTGGGTGAAGAGCCGTTTTCCCGATGTCCGAGTTGCCTTCGCTCACGGTCGAATGAGAGAAAATGAGCTGGAGGAAACTATGATGGCCTTTTACGACGGGGAGATAGATATCTTGGTCTGCACCACCATAGTCGAGAGCGGGCTGGACGTCGGAAGAGCCAATACATTGGTGGTGGACGACTCGAGACTGCTCGGACTCGCCCAGATGCACCAGCTGAGGGGGCGGGTCGGTCGCAGAGATGACACCGCTTATGCCTTTTTTCTCTATCCCTCCGACTGCGTTTTACCTCATTCCACCGCCGAAAGACTCGACGCCATCGGCAGGCTTTCCTTCCAAGGGGCCGGTTACGAACTGGCCAAGGAAGATCTTCACATCCGTGGCGGGGGCGACTTGCTGGGAATGTCTCAGCACGGCCACAGGGAGAGGGTCGGACTTCAGCTATATTACAGAAAGCTGCGAGAAGAAGTAGCTCGCCTGAGAGGGGAGACCGTGAGGGAGACGGAGATGGAGATAAGGATTCCACTCTCTATTCCTGAAAGCTACATCTCCGTGTCTGCCCTTAGACTGGCCATATATCGTAGAATAGACGAGATAGAAGACGTAGAGGGTCGTGAAAATCTGAGAAACGAGCTTCTAGACAGATTCGGGCCGATTCCATCCGAGGTAGATCGACTTTTGGATCTTGCGTTGCTCAGGACTATATGTCGAAAGCGGGGTATAATTCGTTGTATGCTCTCCGAGGAACGATGTGAGATAACCCCGGGAGAGAATATGGACGTAAGGTTACCGGCTCTATGGATCGAAAAGAAAGACGAAATGATCGGTCCCGGAGGTCGATTGGGGATTATATCTTTGCTGGATATCTTGACCGATCGAAAGTCGACTGAAGGAGTGATCTCATGA
- the glmU gene encoding bifunctional UDP-N-acetylglucosamine diphosphorylase/glucosamine-1-phosphate N-acetyltransferase GlmU has translation MSADEGSLAIVVLAAGKGTRMKSDLPKVMQPVLEEPMLYHVMRALAPLGPVAVIVGHGGDVVESYLDSNWPDANVLWQRDQLGTGHAVMMAKEWLSGFDRVLIVNGDMPLLTTDTARHISDSHVGGCSFATFSAEDPSGYGRVLKDPRVRIVEEKDCSEEERAVTEVNAGVYLVDVPPLLKGLDELGRDNSQGEYYLVDILDSFHRMGLPVSAIHVDSSDDVMGVNNPVELAEVGRILRDRYLNGWMIGEGVKCIDPSSVWIGPDVVFKGEATIYPNVQIWGKTEIGRNVTVESFSVLRDVIVGDGSRINGYGRIEDSSLGRQVKAGPFCYIRQKADVSDEAFVGKFVEVKKSLIGKGSKVPHLSYMGDATLGERVNIGAGTITCNYDGENKHKTSIGDDVFVGSDTMLVAPVKIGDNAMTGAGSVITKDVPDGALAIGRARQRNIEDRRGLMKKKSGGGDRVEQ, from the coding sequence ATGAGTGCAGACGAGGGATCCTTGGCGATAGTGGTTCTCGCCGCCGGTAAGGGGACGAGGATGAAAAGCGACCTTCCCAAGGTGATGCAGCCGGTTCTCGAAGAACCTATGCTGTATCATGTGATGAGGGCGTTGGCTCCTCTGGGGCCCGTTGCCGTCATAGTCGGTCATGGCGGAGATGTCGTCGAGTCTTACCTGGATTCGAACTGGCCTGATGCCAACGTTCTGTGGCAGAGAGATCAGCTTGGTACCGGACATGCTGTGATGATGGCCAAGGAGTGGCTTTCAGGGTTCGACAGGGTCCTTATAGTCAACGGCGATATGCCGCTTTTGACGACCGATACAGCAAGACATATATCCGATTCTCACGTAGGAGGATGTTCCTTCGCTACTTTCTCTGCCGAAGATCCTTCTGGATACGGAAGGGTCTTAAAGGATCCCAGGGTTCGCATAGTGGAGGAAAAGGACTGTTCCGAGGAAGAGAGAGCCGTGACAGAGGTCAATGCCGGCGTCTATCTGGTGGATGTTCCTCCACTTTTAAAGGGATTGGACGAATTGGGCAGAGACAATTCTCAAGGGGAATATTACCTGGTTGATATATTGGATTCTTTTCACCGAATGGGACTTCCTGTTTCTGCGATACACGTGGATAGCAGCGACGATGTTATGGGGGTCAACAATCCTGTGGAATTGGCCGAGGTCGGCCGTATCCTTCGAGACAGATATCTGAACGGCTGGATGATCGGGGAGGGCGTCAAATGTATAGATCCTTCCTCTGTATGGATAGGCCCTGATGTGGTTTTCAAGGGTGAGGCAACCATATATCCGAACGTCCAGATTTGGGGAAAGACCGAGATAGGCCGAAACGTAACTGTGGAGAGCTTCTCTGTCTTGAGAGACGTCATAGTGGGAGATGGATCCAGGATCAACGGTTACGGTCGAATAGAGGATTCCTCCTTGGGTCGACAGGTTAAAGCGGGGCCCTTCTGTTATATTAGACAGAAAGCAGACGTTTCCGACGAGGCTTTCGTGGGAAAGTTCGTGGAGGTCAAAAAGAGCTTGATAGGCAAGGGCAGTAAGGTCCCCCATCTATCCTACATGGGAGATGCTACCCTCGGAGAGAGGGTTAATATAGGAGCAGGAACGATTACCTGCAATTACGACGGCGAAAACAAGCACAAGACCTCCATAGGAGACGACGTTTTCGTCGGAAGCGATACCATGTTGGTGGCTCCCGTCAAGATCGGGGATAATGCCATGACCGGTGCAGGGTCGGTGATAACGAAGGACGTGCCTGACGGAGCCTTGGCCATAGGGAGAGCTCGTCAGAGAAACATCGAGGACAGACGGGGTTTGATGAAGAAAAAATCTGGGGGTGGGGATCGTGTCGAACAGTAG
- a CDS encoding pyruvate carboxylase subunit B, producing the protein MSQSKNSFRKIGITETALRDAHQSLMATRLRIEDMLPVLEKMDQVGYHSLEVWGGATFDSCMRFLNEDPWERLRVLRKHIKNTKLQMLLRGQNLVGYRHYGDDVVREFVKRAVGNGIDIMRVFDALNDLRNLEVASDQVKREGAHLQMCISYTISPVHTNELFIDIAGKMRDMGADSICIKDMAGLLSPVDADRLVRGIKKETELPVQVHSHYTSGLASMAYYAAIEAGADVVDCAISPFSMRTSQPASESMVAALSGGPFDTGLSLENMIPIADHFKKLRSKYDDLFVKLDGADTNVLIYQIPGGMYSNLVNQLREQSAEHRLDDVLKEVPVVRKAMGYPPLVTPTSQIVGTQATLNVLVGERWKIIPKEVKNYFMGYYGKPPAEVDPEVQAKALGGEEPITCRPGEKIDPELDRARADIAAWITQPEDVLSYVLFPAVAKDFLMRQYSKLNLRDIGLDEVVEEIAYPV; encoded by the coding sequence ATGAGTCAGTCGAAAAACTCTTTCAGGAAAATAGGGATAACCGAGACCGCTTTGAGGGATGCTCACCAGTCCCTCATGGCGACTAGACTCCGGATCGAGGATATGCTGCCGGTCCTGGAGAAGATGGACCAGGTTGGATATCACTCCCTGGAGGTGTGGGGAGGGGCCACCTTCGACTCCTGCATGAGATTCCTCAACGAGGACCCTTGGGAACGTCTTAGAGTCCTCAGAAAACATATCAAGAACACGAAGCTTCAGATGCTCCTTCGTGGACAGAATCTGGTCGGATACAGACATTATGGAGACGATGTCGTAAGGGAATTCGTCAAAAGGGCGGTAGGTAACGGAATCGACATAATGAGGGTCTTCGATGCCTTGAACGATCTTAGAAACCTTGAGGTTGCGTCCGACCAGGTCAAGAGAGAGGGTGCCCACCTCCAGATGTGTATTTCCTATACCATATCTCCGGTGCACACGAACGAACTGTTCATCGATATCGCCGGCAAGATGAGGGATATGGGAGCCGATTCGATATGTATCAAGGATATGGCCGGTCTCCTCAGTCCGGTCGATGCGGATCGTCTGGTAAGAGGGATAAAGAAAGAGACTGAGCTCCCCGTGCAGGTGCACAGTCACTACACCAGTGGATTGGCGTCAATGGCCTATTACGCTGCCATAGAGGCCGGTGCGGACGTGGTTGACTGTGCCATATCGCCCTTTTCAATGAGAACCAGTCAGCCCGCTTCAGAGTCCATGGTAGCAGCCTTATCCGGAGGTCCCTTCGACACGGGACTCTCCTTGGAGAATATGATTCCTATAGCCGATCATTTCAAGAAACTTCGGTCCAAATACGACGACCTTTTCGTGAAGCTCGACGGAGCCGATACTAACGTATTGATATATCAGATACCAGGAGGAATGTACTCCAACTTGGTGAACCAGCTTAGGGAGCAATCGGCGGAGCACCGTTTAGACGATGTTCTCAAAGAGGTGCCGGTGGTCAGGAAGGCTATGGGATATCCTCCGCTGGTGACCCCCACCAGTCAGATAGTCGGTACCCAGGCGACATTGAACGTCCTCGTCGGGGAGAGATGGAAGATCATTCCTAAGGAAGTGAAGAACTACTTTATGGGTTACTACGGGAAGCCTCCCGCAGAGGTCGACCCCGAGGTCCAGGCGAAGGCCCTCGGAGGGGAGGAACCTATAACCTGCAGGCCGGGAGAGAAGATCGATCCCGAGCTCGACAGGGCCAGGGCCGATATAGCTGCCTGGATAACCCAGCCGGAAGATGTCCTCAGTTATGTCCTTTTTCCGGCAGTGGCTAAAGACTTCCTCATGAGACAGTATTCTAAACTGAACTTAAGGGATATCGGTCTCGACGAGGTCGTCGAAGAGATCGCTTATCCGGTTTAA
- a CDS encoding ribose-phosphate diphosphokinase, with protein MSNSSRKLMIFSGTAHRAFADKICSELDVPLCRASHFRFSDGEIGLSIEESVRGADVFVVQPTCYPVNENLMELLIMVDALKRASAYRINLVIPYFGYARQDRKTKARDPISGKLVANLLETAGAHRVISADLHAGQIQGFFDIPVDHLMGVPLLASYFKKQLAGDLEDRKVTVVAPDVGGVVRARKFAVLLNSDLAIVDKRRSHEVANYCEVMAVIGDVSGKVAILVDDIIDTAGTIVNAAKALKERGASKVYCCATHGILSGPAVERLASDEVDGVILTDSIKLPDERKLDKITQLSIAPLFAEAIRRVHVDSSVSSLFD; from the coding sequence GTGTCGAACAGTAGTCGCAAGCTCATGATCTTTTCCGGAACGGCCCATAGGGCTTTCGCGGATAAGATTTGCTCCGAGCTCGACGTCCCTCTGTGCAGGGCCAGTCACTTTAGGTTTTCCGACGGGGAGATAGGCCTTTCCATCGAGGAAAGCGTCCGAGGCGCCGATGTGTTCGTTGTGCAGCCGACGTGTTATCCTGTAAACGAAAACCTTATGGAGCTTCTGATAATGGTGGACGCGTTGAAGAGGGCATCTGCCTATAGGATAAACTTGGTCATTCCCTATTTCGGATATGCCAGACAGGACAGAAAAACCAAGGCAAGAGACCCCATCTCGGGGAAACTCGTGGCGAACTTGTTGGAGACCGCCGGTGCTCACAGGGTCATCTCTGCGGATCTTCACGCCGGTCAGATCCAGGGTTTTTTCGATATCCCGGTGGACCATCTGATGGGCGTGCCTCTTTTGGCCTCGTACTTCAAAAAACAGCTTGCCGGGGATCTGGAGGACAGAAAGGTCACGGTAGTAGCCCCAGACGTAGGCGGGGTCGTGAGGGCCAGAAAGTTCGCAGTTCTGTTGAATTCGGATCTGGCCATAGTCGATAAAAGACGTTCCCACGAGGTGGCCAACTACTGTGAGGTTATGGCCGTCATAGGCGATGTCTCCGGTAAGGTCGCTATCTTGGTGGATGATATAATCGATACTGCGGGAACCATCGTCAACGCCGCCAAGGCATTGAAGGAACGGGGAGCATCTAAGGTGTATTGTTGCGCCACTCACGGAATCCTCTCCGGTCCTGCGGTGGAGCGTCTGGCCTCGGACGAGGTGGATGGGGTGATCTTGACCGACAGTATCAAGTTGCCGGATGAGAGAAAACTGGATAAAATTACTCAGTTGTCCATAGCGCCTTTGTTTGCCGAAGCTATACGTAGGGTACATGTGGACAGTTCGGTGAGCAGTCTTTTCGACTGA
- a CDS encoding 50S ribosomal protein L25, protein MDLVRLNLEKRDAVGKEACGRLRRSGYIPAVLYGPDYREAVSVQVKAEDFLPNIRGTHWNTLKFDAVLPDGSSEMCIIRDMNRNYVSDDVLHVDFYQLVKGHKVSVKVPIEIVGKETCAGVKAGGLLEHRVLDIEINVLPREIPENVVLNVESMNVGDSITLADLDLPESAEMDKDPSEIVVEVVHGKAASSEEVSEEEESAEEMS, encoded by the coding sequence ATGGATCTTGTTAGACTTAACCTCGAAAAGAGAGATGCCGTAGGAAAAGAGGCCTGCGGTCGTCTTCGCCGTTCGGGATATATTCCCGCGGTTCTCTACGGTCCCGACTACAGGGAAGCCGTGTCGGTACAGGTCAAAGCGGAGGATTTTCTGCCCAATATAAGAGGCACCCATTGGAACACGCTCAAGTTCGACGCCGTGCTGCCTGACGGCTCTTCGGAGATGTGCATCATAAGGGACATGAACAGAAATTACGTCAGCGACGACGTGCTTCACGTCGATTTTTATCAGCTGGTCAAAGGTCACAAGGTGTCCGTGAAGGTTCCCATCGAGATCGTAGGCAAAGAGACCTGCGCCGGGGTTAAAGCCGGAGGCCTTCTGGAACACCGCGTTCTCGATATCGAGATAAACGTTCTTCCCAGGGAGATACCGGAGAACGTCGTCTTGAACGTAGAATCCATGAACGTCGGTGACTCGATTACCTTGGCCGATCTCGACCTTCCTGAGAGCGCCGAGATGGATAAAGATCCTTCCGAGATCGTCGTCGAGGTCGTCCACGGCAAGGCCGCCTCTTCCGAAGAAGTTTCCGAGGAGGAAGAGTCCGCCGAGGAGATGTCCTAG
- the mazG gene encoding nucleoside triphosphate pyrophosphohydrolase, with the protein MKDDSGALFSQLRDIMNRLRAPGGCPWDRKQTYGSLRPHIIEEAYELVDAVDNGDTAGICEESGDLLLQVVFMGVIAEESGDFSLADIVRSISDKLIRRHPHVFGDVDVSDSDEVLRNWEQIKLNEKGGQNNGATVLSGVPKGLPPLVKAFRIQQKAASVGFDWDQSSQSPVFDKIDEEIEEVKTAMESEDRLSVEEEIGDVLFSIVNLARRLGVDPHLALERSNKKFIDRFGRIEQDLRDRNRSWTDTDLDELDSLWDRAKMVSRQDGACDNPM; encoded by the coding sequence ATGAAAGACGATAGCGGGGCGCTTTTTTCCCAGTTGAGGGATATCATGAACCGACTGAGAGCCCCCGGGGGCTGTCCTTGGGACAGAAAACAGACCTATGGCTCTCTTCGTCCTCACATCATAGAAGAGGCCTACGAGCTGGTCGATGCCGTCGACAACGGCGATACAGCGGGGATATGCGAGGAATCAGGTGATCTTTTGCTTCAGGTCGTTTTCATGGGAGTGATAGCGGAGGAGTCCGGGGATTTCTCCCTGGCGGACATAGTGAGGTCGATATCGGATAAACTGATCCGTAGGCACCCCCACGTCTTCGGCGATGTCGACGTTTCCGATAGCGACGAGGTCTTGAGAAACTGGGAACAGATAAAGCTCAATGAAAAGGGCGGTCAGAATAACGGAGCCACGGTCCTGTCGGGGGTCCCCAAAGGACTACCTCCGCTTGTAAAGGCTTTCAGGATACAGCAAAAGGCGGCCAGCGTAGGTTTCGACTGGGACCAATCGTCTCAGTCGCCGGTTTTCGATAAGATAGACGAGGAGATCGAAGAGGTCAAGACGGCCATGGAATCGGAGGACAGGCTTTCCGTGGAGGAGGAGATAGGGGACGTTCTTTTCTCCATAGTGAACCTGGCTCGTCGGTTAGGGGTGGACCCTCATCTCGCGTTGGAGAGATCGAACAAAAAATTTATCGATCGTTTCGGGAGGATAGAACAGGACCTTCGGGATCGAAATAGGTCATGGACCGATACCGACCTGGACGAACTCGATTCTCTCTGGGATCGGGCTAAGATGGTCTCTCGGCAGGATGGTGCATGCGATAATCCCATGTGA